The Aurantiacibacter gangjinensis genome includes a region encoding these proteins:
- a CDS encoding PQQ-like beta-propeller repeat protein, with product MNTMTNLRRVAKICALPALALALAGCAGGLFGGGGDDDDDTPTVGNRVPILSRIATEITADPLLADTAVIVPTAQTNTSWPQAGGNAAKVAGHVTLAAAPSRIWTASVAGTTNTRRLAAAPVVADNTLFVTDSDAVIHAFDANTGARRWRHQIDVSGDLEDATFGGGSTYSNGRIYATNGVGDVVALDAATGAQLWRVKPAGPLRGSPTVAFNAVFVMTQNNQIYALNAEDGSVNWQRSAASGQAGVFGVAAPAAGQGTVIAGFSSGELVAYRYENGRELWSDALARTSISTSVGTLTDVDADPIIDQGRVYALGQGGRMAAYELLTGQRIWELTLAGISTPTVVGEWVFTLTDEAQILAIQRNTGRIRWMTQLERWRDAEDREGPIFWTGPVLANGRLWIASSRGYVKSVDVMTGTVSDFTRLDDGVSLPPIVANNTLYIFDDSGQIHAFR from the coding sequence ATGAACACCATGACCAATCTTCGCCGAGTTGCGAAAATCTGCGCCCTTCCCGCGCTCGCCCTCGCCCTTGCAGGCTGTGCTGGCGGACTTTTCGGCGGTGGCGGCGACGATGACGACGATACGCCGACAGTCGGCAACCGCGTGCCAATCCTCTCGCGCATCGCGACCGAGATCACCGCCGATCCGCTGCTGGCGGACACCGCCGTGATCGTTCCGACTGCGCAGACCAACACCAGTTGGCCGCAAGCCGGTGGCAACGCGGCGAAGGTGGCAGGGCATGTGACGCTGGCTGCAGCGCCCAGCCGCATCTGGACCGCATCGGTCGCAGGCACCACCAATACGCGCCGCCTGGCCGCCGCGCCGGTGGTGGCCGACAATACGCTGTTCGTGACCGATAGCGACGCCGTGATCCACGCCTTCGACGCCAATACCGGCGCGCGGCGTTGGCGTCACCAGATCGACGTGTCGGGCGATCTCGAAGATGCGACATTCGGCGGCGGTTCGACCTATTCCAACGGCCGCATCTACGCCACCAATGGCGTGGGCGACGTGGTGGCGCTGGATGCCGCGACTGGCGCGCAGCTGTGGCGTGTGAAGCCCGCAGGCCCGCTGCGCGGTTCGCCGACCGTGGCTTTCAACGCCGTGTTCGTGATGACGCAGAACAACCAGATCTACGCGCTCAATGCGGAAGATGGTTCGGTCAACTGGCAGCGCAGTGCAGCCAGCGGGCAGGCAGGCGTGTTCGGCGTTGCCGCCCCCGCCGCAGGCCAGGGTACGGTGATCGCGGGCTTCAGCTCGGGCGAGCTGGTGGCCTATCGCTACGAAAACGGCCGCGAATTGTGGTCCGATGCGCTGGCGCGCACCTCCATCAGCACATCGGTCGGCACGCTGACCGATGTGGATGCCGATCCGATCATCGACCAGGGCCGCGTCTACGCGCTGGGGCAGGGCGGGCGCATGGCTGCCTATGAGTTGCTCACCGGACAGCGCATCTGGGAATTGACGCTGGCGGGCATTTCCACCCCCACCGTGGTTGGCGAGTGGGTCTTTACCCTCACCGATGAGGCGCAGATCCTCGCCATCCAGCGCAATACCGGGCGCATCCGCTGGATGACCCAGCTGGAGCGCTGGCGCGATGCCGAGGACCGTGAAGGCCCGATTTTCTGGACCGGCCCGGTGCTCGCCAATGGTCGCCTGTGGATCGCCAGCAGCCGCGGCTACGTGAAGTCGGTCGACGTGATGACCGGCACGGTGAGCGATTTTACCCGTCTTGACGATGGCGTGTCGCTGCCGCCGATCGTGGCCAACAATACGCTCTACATCTTCGACGATTCGGGCCAGATTCACGCCTTCCGTTAA
- a CDS encoding methyltransferase family protein, whose translation MNAHSQIDAPVAAEKPPASDVSAWVGLVGLVTLLVCILFARSWPDISQILGWDTSRGRLSGPHAALAAMAVTGLAMAAWSVLVDKVHRSTSTGIDWTRRRAVSDVLDISITKLAGLWATWFIIGGIYILARWYWEGNYVFAMRVIGAAAIPMFLLSVPYVVWLDRVMVNPRDHCWHFGAMLVGREAWDAEQVKKHWRAWIIKGFFSAFMISIIPAGFAAVVETDIADILGNPVRLGVFLFEILFVIDVQIGTVGYLLTLRPLDAHIRSGNPFLAGWVAALLCYPPFAYAIMGQGGVLQYEYDTADWAYWFAGNDPLLYLWAAWLVFLTAIYAWATVAFGIRFSNLTYRGVITHGPYRYTRHPAYLSKNIFWWCCYMPFLVTSDSTLDAVRNTVFIAAVSAIYYWRARTEEAHLLAEDPKYRQYYDWMAENGVITARLARVVRWANPRKGQPLVQPAE comes from the coding sequence ATGAATGCGCATAGCCAGATCGACGCGCCCGTGGCGGCCGAGAAGCCGCCCGCCAGCGACGTTTCCGCGTGGGTGGGCCTTGTCGGCCTTGTCACGCTGCTTGTCTGCATCCTGTTCGCGCGCAGCTGGCCCGATATCTCGCAAATCCTGGGCTGGGATACCTCACGCGGACGGCTTTCCGGCCCGCACGCCGCGCTCGCCGCCATGGCGGTGACAGGCCTTGCGATGGCCGCATGGAGCGTGCTGGTGGACAAGGTCCACCGCAGCACCAGCACCGGTATCGACTGGACCCGCCGCCGCGCGGTGTCCGACGTGCTGGACATTTCCATCACCAAGCTCGCCGGGCTGTGGGCGACATGGTTCATCATCGGCGGCATCTACATCCTCGCGCGCTGGTATTGGGAGGGCAACTACGTCTTCGCGATGCGCGTGATCGGCGCGGCGGCGATCCCGATGTTCCTGCTATCCGTGCCCTATGTCGTCTGGCTGGACCGCGTCATGGTGAACCCGCGCGACCATTGCTGGCATTTCGGCGCCATGCTTGTGGGGCGAGAGGCGTGGGACGCTGAGCAGGTGAAAAAGCACTGGCGCGCCTGGATCATCAAGGGCTTTTTCAGCGCCTTCATGATCTCCATCATCCCGGCAGGCTTTGCTGCCGTGGTCGAGACCGACATTGCCGATATCCTCGGCAATCCGGTGCGCCTGGGCGTTTTCCTGTTCGAGATATTGTTCGTGATCGACGTGCAGATCGGCACGGTGGGTTACCTCCTCACCCTGCGTCCGCTCGACGCGCACATTCGCAGCGGCAACCCGTTCCTGGCCGGATGGGTCGCGGCGCTGCTGTGCTATCCGCCCTTTGCCTATGCCATCATGGGGCAGGGCGGCGTGCTGCAATATGAGTATGACACGGCCGACTGGGCCTACTGGTTCGCTGGCAACGATCCGCTGCTGTATCTGTGGGCGGCATGGCTCGTATTCCTGACCGCGATCTACGCCTGGGCGACGGTTGCCTTCGGCATCCGCTTCTCCAACCTCACCTATCGCGGTGTCATCACCCACGGGCCCTACCGCTACACGCGCCACCCGGCGTACCTGTCAAAGAACATCTTCTGGTGGTGCTGCTACATGCCTTTTCTCGTCACCAGCGATTCCACGCTGGACGCGGTGCGCAACACCGTCTTCATCGCCGCCGTCAGCGCGATCTATTACTGGCGCGCGCGCACCGAAGAGGCGCACCTGCTCGCCGAAGACCCGAAATATCGCCAATATTACGACTGGATGGCGGAAAACGGCGTCATTACCGCGCGATTGGCGCGAGTGGTGCGCTGGGCGAACCCGCGCAAGGGCCAGCCCTTGGTGCAGCCGGCGGAGTGA
- the ubiA gene encoding 4-hydroxybenzoate octaprenyltransferase, giving the protein MSQPPQSPTVTPDSQHRSLAERLPQPLRDYALLARFDRPIGWWLLFWPCVFGVWLTGAGFQWQLLGWLLLGSIAMRGAGCVFNDIVDADLDRQVARTAARPVASGRVSKRAAWIWLVALSLVGLIVLLMLPRWEAQTVALASLALVAAYPFMKRITWWPQVWLGMVFNWGVLVGWLALRGDHLDVMLALYAGSALWCIGYDTIYALQDREDDALVGIKSSALRLGGRVKSGVALFYAGALALWALAFWLLRADWIALLALLPVAGHLLWQVATLDVDDPGNPLERFRSNAVAGALMAAACFVVGNSGVT; this is encoded by the coding sequence ATGAGCCAGCCGCCGCAATCTCCGACCGTCACGCCCGACAGCCAGCATCGCTCGCTGGCAGAGCGCCTGCCGCAGCCTTTGCGCGATTACGCGCTGCTCGCGCGCTTCGACCGGCCCATCGGCTGGTGGCTGTTGTTCTGGCCTTGTGTGTTCGGGGTGTGGCTGACGGGCGCGGGCTTTCAATGGCAGCTGCTCGGCTGGCTGCTGCTGGGCAGCATCGCCATGCGCGGGGCGGGCTGCGTGTTCAACGATATCGTCGATGCAGATCTCGACAGGCAGGTGGCGCGTACCGCCGCGCGCCCCGTCGCCAGCGGGCGGGTGAGCAAGCGGGCGGCGTGGATCTGGCTGGTGGCGCTCTCGCTGGTCGGGCTGATCGTGTTGCTTATGCTGCCGCGCTGGGAAGCACAGACGGTGGCGCTCGCCAGTCTGGCGCTGGTGGCGGCCTATCCGTTCATGAAGCGCATCACGTGGTGGCCGCAGGTCTGGCTCGGCATGGTGTTCAACTGGGGCGTGCTCGTGGGCTGGCTGGCGCTGCGTGGCGACCATCTGGACGTGATGCTGGCGCTGTATGCGGGCAGCGCGCTGTGGTGCATCGGCTATGACACGATCTATGCCCTGCAAGACCGTGAGGACGACGCACTGGTGGGCATCAAATCCTCCGCCTTGCGGCTCGGCGGGCGCGTGAAAAGCGGCGTGGCGCTATTCTATGCAGGCGCGCTGGCGCTGTGGGCGCTCGCCTTCTGGCTGCTGCGCGCAGACTGGATTGCGCTCTTGGCGCTGCTACCGGTGGCGGGGCATTTGCTGTGGCAGGTGGCGACGCTGGATGTGGATGATCCGGGCAATCCGCTGGAGCGGTTTCGCAGCAACGCTGTGGCGGGCGCGCTGATGGCGGCGGCATGTTTCGTGGTTGGGAATAGCGGGGTGACTTGA
- a CDS encoding 16S rRNA (uracil(1498)-N(3))-methyltransferase, whose amino-acid sequence MPATPAWPPKSAPRLFIDSELGAGRTFAMEGNQANYLARVMRVQEGDAVILCDDITGEWLSRVTQAGKRRVDLAVEERLRPRDDVPDIWLCAALLKKDRFDLLLEKATELGAARIQPVIMRRCVADKLNPDRARAIVTEAAEQCARTALPELEAPQKLDALLREWPEDRLLFFADEDGGEPAADAFVFARQPQRAEGGQKAAILIGPEGGFDDAERAAIRAHPQARPVSLGPRILRAETAAIAALSLWMGVAGDWHKHG is encoded by the coding sequence ATGCCCGCAACGCCCGCATGGCCACCCAAATCCGCCCCGCGCCTGTTCATTGACAGCGAACTCGGGGCTGGGCGCACCTTCGCGATGGAAGGCAATCAGGCGAATTACCTCGCCCGCGTGATGCGCGTGCAAGAGGGCGACGCGGTCATCCTGTGCGACGATATCACGGGCGAGTGGCTCAGCCGGGTGACTCAAGCCGGCAAGCGGCGCGTCGACCTTGCTGTCGAGGAACGCCTCCGCCCGCGCGATGATGTGCCCGATATCTGGCTGTGCGCCGCGCTGCTCAAGAAAGACCGGTTCGACCTGCTTCTCGAGAAGGCGACGGAGCTGGGCGCGGCGCGCATCCAGCCCGTCATCATGCGACGCTGCGTCGCCGACAAGCTCAACCCCGACCGCGCCCGCGCCATCGTGACCGAGGCCGCCGAGCAATGCGCGCGCACTGCACTGCCCGAACTGGAAGCGCCGCAAAAGCTCGACGCCCTGCTGCGCGAATGGCCGGAGGACCGCCTGCTCTTCTTCGCCGACGAGGATGGCGGGGAGCCTGCCGCCGATGCCTTCGTTTTTGCCCGCCAGCCGCAGCGCGCGGAAGGCGGGCAGAAGGCCGCGATCCTCATCGGACCCGAAGGCGGGTTCGACGACGCCGAACGCGCTGCCATCCGTGCCCACCCGCAGGCCCGCCCGGTATCGCTCGGTCCGCGCATATTGCGCGCCGAAACGGCGGCTATTGCCGCACTCTCCCTATGGATGGGCGTGGCAGGCGATTGGCACAAGCACGGCTAG
- a CDS encoding glutamate--cysteine ligase — MSTRKTSEAEEPRIESRDQLVAPMQAGEKPKERWRIGTEHEKLVFKTDDFRAPSYGEDGGIRDILTSMERFGWQPVIEDGPDGTPDIIAMAGEDGTISLEPAGQLELSGAPVETIHQTCAETGRHLHQCKVVGENCGVGFLGLGMWPDKARADLPIMPKQRYEIMMRHMPTVGTLGLDMMLRTCTIQVNLDYSSEADMAKKFRTGLALQPLATALFANSPFTEGKPNGYLSYRSHIWSDTDPHRTGMLPFVFEGDFGYERYVDYMLDVPMYFVFRDGKYIDAAGQSFRDFLKGELPALPGELPTESDWWDHLSTAFPEVRLKSFLEMRGADGGPWNRICALPALWVGLLYDQDALDSAWDLVRDWSMEEREALRNAVPKLALDAPIRGGRTLRDLAREVLDIAHAGLASRAQLNSMGDNETGFLRPLKAIVESGKVPAQVLLDRYHGDWEGDISRVYEQAF; from the coding sequence ATGAGCACGCGCAAGACGTCTGAAGCCGAAGAGCCACGGATCGAAAGCCGCGACCAGTTGGTCGCCCCGATGCAAGCGGGCGAGAAGCCCAAGGAGCGTTGGCGCATCGGTACAGAGCACGAAAAGCTCGTTTTCAAGACCGACGATTTTCGCGCGCCGAGCTATGGCGAGGATGGCGGTATCCGCGACATCCTCACCTCGATGGAGCGTTTCGGCTGGCAGCCTGTGATAGAAGACGGGCCGGACGGCACGCCCGATATCATCGCCATGGCGGGCGAGGATGGCACGATCAGCCTCGAGCCTGCGGGCCAGCTGGAACTATCGGGCGCGCCGGTGGAAACGATACACCAGACATGCGCCGAAACGGGCCGCCACCTTCACCAGTGCAAGGTCGTCGGAGAGAATTGCGGTGTCGGCTTTCTCGGTCTTGGCATGTGGCCCGACAAGGCGCGTGCCGACCTGCCCATCATGCCCAAGCAGCGCTATGAGATCATGATGCGCCACATGCCCACGGTCGGCACGCTGGGCCTCGACATGATGCTGCGCACCTGCACCATTCAGGTCAATCTCGACTATTCGAGCGAGGCGGACATGGCGAAGAAGTTTCGCACCGGCCTCGCCCTGCAACCGCTGGCCACGGCGCTGTTCGCCAACTCGCCTTTCACCGAGGGCAAGCCCAACGGTTATCTTTCGTATCGCAGCCACATTTGGTCCGACACCGATCCGCATCGCACGGGCATGCTGCCTTTCGTGTTCGAGGGCGATTTCGGCTATGAACGCTATGTCGATTACATGCTCGATGTGCCGATGTATTTCGTCTTCCGCGACGGCAAATATATCGACGCCGCAGGGCAGAGCTTCCGCGATTTCCTGAAAGGCGAGCTACCCGCACTGCCGGGAGAACTGCCGACGGAAAGCGACTGGTGGGACCACCTTTCCACCGCCTTCCCCGAAGTGCGCCTGAAAAGCTTCCTCGAAATGCGCGGAGCCGATGGCGGTCCGTGGAACCGCATCTGCGCATTGCCCGCGCTGTGGGTCGGCCTGCTCTACGACCAGGATGCGCTGGATTCGGCGTGGGATCTGGTCAGGGACTGGTCGATGGAAGAGCGCGAGGCTCTGCGCAATGCGGTGCCGAAGTTGGCACTCGACGCCCCGATCCGGGGCGGCCGCACGTTGCGTGACCTGGCGCGCGAAGTGCTCGACATCGCCCATGCCGGGCTGGCGTCACGCGCGCAGCTCAATTCCATGGGCGACAATGAAACCGGCTTCCTGCGGCCGCTCAAGGCCATCGTCGAGAGCGGTAAAGTGCCTGCGCAAGTGCTGCTCGATCGCTATCACGGCGATTGGGAAGGCGACATCTCGCGGGTTTATGAGCAAGCGTTCTAA
- a CDS encoding VOC family protein codes for MPSQARIEHINITVSDMDRSIALLESAFGWHVRIRAPHAVRGEFAHVGSEDNYVALWADGGDHSGQRKGKPLNHIGVQVDDLDAAEHAVIASGLEPNTHGTYDPGPSSFYFFDWDGIEFEVVSYA; via the coding sequence ATGCCGTCACAAGCCCGTATCGAGCATATCAATATCACCGTCAGCGACATGGACCGGTCCATCGCCCTGCTGGAAAGCGCCTTCGGATGGCATGTGCGCATCCGCGCGCCGCATGCCGTACGCGGCGAGTTCGCGCATGTCGGCAGCGAGGATAACTACGTTGCGCTATGGGCCGATGGCGGGGATCATTCGGGCCAGCGCAAGGGCAAGCCACTCAACCATATCGGGGTGCAGGTGGACGATCTCGACGCCGCCGAACACGCTGTCATTGCATCCGGACTGGAGCCCAACACCCACGGCACATACGATCCGGGACCGAGTAGTTTCTACTTCTTCGACTGGGACGGGATCGAGTTCGAGGTCGTCAGCTACGCGTAA
- the soxR gene encoding redox-sensitive transcriptional activator SoxR: MQAQFISIGHLAKRTGVAVSALRFYEEKGLLAPLRSGGNQRRFLRSDIRRVSFILIAQKLGLGLAEIEEQLSKLPDGRNPTVTDWQKISRAMRSQIDAKINLLTRTRGQLDQCIGCGCLSLQKCQLYNKDDKLGLKGPGPRAVLD; encoded by the coding sequence GTGCAGGCGCAATTCATTTCCATCGGCCATCTGGCCAAACGCACCGGGGTCGCCGTATCGGCGCTGCGCTTTTACGAGGAGAAGGGCCTGCTGGCACCCTTACGCAGCGGGGGCAACCAGCGCCGCTTCCTGCGCAGCGACATTCGCCGCGTCAGTTTCATTCTGATCGCGCAAAAGCTGGGGCTGGGGCTCGCCGAAATCGAGGAGCAGCTTTCCAAACTACCCGATGGTCGCAACCCGACCGTTACCGACTGGCAGAAGATCAGCCGCGCCATGCGCAGCCAGATCGACGCGAAGATAAACCTCCTCACCCGCACCCGCGGGCAGCTCGACCAATGCATCGGCTGCGGTTGCCTGAGCCTGCAGAAATGCCAGCTTTACAACAAGGATGACAAGCTGGGCCTGAAGGGGCCGGGGCCGCGCGCTGTGCTGGATTAA
- a CDS encoding MerC domain-containing protein produces the protein MRRRARAKADWVAIGASLLCAVHCALLPVSALAAGFLPLALQSEAVHIALAVIAIAACGAVIALHRTARRLRFLVPAIGGSILLLLGLAAETIGISEQLPTLAGSLLLILAHIWRVRAGALS, from the coding sequence ATGAGACGGCGCGCACGGGCGAAAGCGGACTGGGTGGCAATCGGCGCCAGCCTTCTATGCGCGGTGCATTGTGCGTTGCTGCCGGTCTCGGCGCTGGCGGCCGGTTTTCTCCCGCTCGCCTTGCAAAGCGAAGCAGTGCACATCGCTCTGGCGGTAATCGCTATCGCGGCATGCGGCGCCGTCATCGCACTGCACCGCACTGCCCGCCGCCTGCGCTTTCTTGTGCCCGCAATAGGCGGGAGCATTTTGCTTCTCCTCGGACTGGCGGCAGAGACGATCGGCATATCCGAACAGCTACCGACGTTGGCGGGAAGCCTCTTGCTGATCCTTGCCCACATCTGGCGCGTTCGAGCAGGCGCGCTCTCCTGA
- a CDS encoding DUF1826 domain-containing protein has protein sequence MSADRSILSAIRSPECSLAVWQRTPLAKARELPLEALENIRFNAPLFDYRRYLSRAVGDSEWPAGTDWLVDDVADLAATFAEIMQVDALETRLEIVVTNACRRFHADYVSARLITTYAGQGTQWLERDEAARVAGGLEPARVDQLSAGDVGVFKGKLGDGAPAIHRSPPIAGTGERRLLLVINPVDIDV, from the coding sequence ATGTCTGCCGATCGCAGCATCCTTTCGGCCATCCGTTCGCCCGAATGCAGCTTGGCAGTTTGGCAACGCACGCCGCTGGCAAAGGCACGAGAGCTCCCGCTGGAGGCGCTGGAGAACATCCGGTTCAATGCTCCGTTATTCGATTACCGCAGGTACCTATCGCGTGCCGTCGGGGATTCCGAATGGCCTGCTGGCACAGATTGGCTCGTGGACGACGTTGCCGATCTGGCAGCGACTTTTGCCGAGATCATGCAAGTGGACGCCTTGGAAACGCGGCTGGAGATCGTCGTCACCAATGCATGCCGCCGGTTTCATGCTGACTATGTCAGTGCTCGGCTTATCACGACCTATGCCGGTCAAGGCACGCAATGGTTAGAGCGTGATGAGGCCGCGCGCGTCGCAGGCGGGTTGGAACCGGCGCGTGTGGATCAGCTTTCTGCCGGCGATGTAGGTGTATTCAAGGGTAAGCTGGGCGATGGCGCGCCGGCCATTCACCGCTCTCCGCCGATCGCCGGCACTGGGGAGCGCCGTCTGCTGCTCGTGATAAATCCCGTCGATATCGATGTTTAG